The genomic stretch AGGCCGAGTTCATCTCCGCCGCCGTGGAAGGCACCCTCATTATCCTGGCCGGTCTTATCATTATTTATGAAGCCATCCATGCCTTTATCCGGCCACGCCCCCTGCAAAAGCTAGACTATGGCCTGGTACTGATAGCTGTTACCGCAGTGATCAATTACGTGGTGGGCCGCATCAGTATCCGCATCGGTAAAAGGAACAATTCACTGGCCCTCATCGCCAGCGGCCGCCACCTGCAGTCGGATACCTGGTCTACCCTGGGCATTATGGCCGGTCTGGCCTTTATCTATTTCACGGGTATTGCCTGGATAGATGCTGCTGTGGCCATTATTTTTGCCGGGATCATCATCTTCACGGGCTACCGTATCCTGCGCAGCTCCCTGGCCGGGATCATGGATGAGGCGGACCGGGAACTGCTGCTTAAAATGGTGGCCCTGCTGAACCAGCGCCGCCGGGAAAACTGGATAGACCTCCACAACCTGCGCGTGATCAAGTACGGCGGTCAGCTGCATGTGGACTGCCACCTTACTGTGCCCTGGTATTTCAATGTATTTGAAGCCCATGCCGAAATAGATGAGCTGGAAGCGCTGATCAAATCCGCCTTCGGCAACTCCATGGAACTGTTTGTCCATTCTGACGCCTGCCAGGAGTATTCCTGTAAGCTCTGCACCAAAAAAGACTGCACCGTACGGCAGCATGAGCTGGTACGGCAACTGCCCTGGACCCTGGAGAATATCCTGTCCGACCAGAAACACCGGCTCTGAGCCGTTGCTGTAAATACCCTATATTCGCCGTCCAAACCAGCTGCTTAACTCAAAAACTCCCATTATGCAAGCGTGGAAAGAATACCAGGAAAAAAACAAAGACCGTTTTCTGAATGAACTGAAAGAACTGCTGCGCATTCCCTCTATCAGCGCCAACAGCGCCAATAACGGAGATATGCGGACCTGCGCAGAAGCCGTTAAGCAGCGCCTGCTGGAAGCAGGGGCCGACAAAGCCACCATCTACGAAACCGCCGGCCACCCGGTAGTGTATGGTGAAAAGATCATTGATCCTTCCAAACCCACCGTACTGGTCTATGGCCACTACGATGTACAGCCGCCCGATCCCCTGAACCTCTGGACCAGCGGCCCTTTTGAGCCGGTGCTGAAAGACGGGAAACTGTATGCCCGCGGCTCTGCGGACGACAAAGGCCAGTTCTTCATGCACGTAAAAGCACTGGAGATCCTCAACCAGACCAATTCCCTGACCACCAATATCAAGTTCCTCATCGAAGGCGAAGAAGAAGTTGGTTCGCCCAACCTGGAAATTTTCCTGGCCAATAACAAGGAACTGCTGCAATGTGATGTGATCCTGATCAGTGATACTGCCATGATCAGCCTGGAAAATCCTTCCATTGATATCGGCGTCCGCGGGCTGGCTTATATCCAGGTGGAAGTCACCGGTCCTAACCGCGACCTCCACTCCGGTGTATACGGCGGCGCCGTGGCCAACCCCATCACCATGCTGGCCAAAATGATCGCCAGCTGCCATGATGCTAACAATCATATCACCATCCCCGGCTTCTATGACGATGTGGTGGAATCTTCCGAGAGCGACAGGAAACTGATGGCGCAGGCGCCTTTCAGTGCAGACGAATATGCCAAAGACCTGGGCGTACAGGAACTCTGGGGCGAAAAAGGCTATACCACCAATGAACGTACCGGCATCCGCCCCACACTGGAGCTGAACGGTATCTGGGGTGGCTATACCGGAGAAGGCGCCAAGACCGTACTGCCCTCCAAGGCCTATGCCAAGATCTCCGCCCGCCTGGTGCCCAACCAGTCCTCCGAAAAGATCACAGCTATGCTGCTGGAGCATTTCCGGAAAATAGCCCCTGCGGGCGTAACGGTTGACGCTGTGAACCTGCATGGTGGTGAAGCCTATATGACACCTATTGACTCCAAAGCCTATAAGGCCGCGGCACAGGCCATTGAAGCCACTTTTGGCAAACAGCCTATCCCGGTAAGAGGCGGCGGCAGTATTCCCATCTGTTCCATCATGGAAAGGGAACTGGGTGTCAAGATCGTGTTCATGGGCTTTGGGCTGGACAGCGATAACCTGCACTCCCCCAACGAGAAGTTTGACCTGGCCAATTTCTATAAGGGTATTGAGACCATCCCTTATTTCCATAAATTCTTTGCGGAGCGCTAAACAGCGTTGCCAACAAACCCGGCAGATCCCGGGGGTCATGCCACCGGGATTTTTTAATTTTGCCTATGGCTGACAAAGAAAAACTCCGGATCGACAAATACCTCTGGTCCATCCGCCTCTTCAAAACGCGGACACTGGCCACCGAGGCCTGCGATGCCGGCAAAGTGCGGTTCAATGAACAGCCCGTGAAGCCCTCCAAGGCCGTTAACCTGAATGAGGAATACGAGGTGCGGACGCCTGCCAAACGCTGGCGTATCAAGGTCACCGGTCTGTTGCCTAACCGGCTGGCCCATACTGAAGCCATTAAGTATTATGAAGACATTACGCCTCCGGAAGAACTGGAAAGACTCCAGCACCAGGCTGCCAGCTTCCACACCGGCAAACGCCTGAGCAAACAGGGAAGACCTACCAAAAAAGACAGAAGGGAACTGGACGATTTTTTTGAAGAATAGTTTTATTGACCACCACCATGCATATAGATATCATCTCCGTACTGCCTGAATTACTGGATAGCCCCATGGGCCACTCTATCATGAAACGCGCCCAGGATAAAGGGCTGCTGACAGTTGCTGTTCACCATCTCCGTAAATGGGCCGTGAACGAATACGGGCAGGTGGACGATTACCAGTATGGCGGCGGCGCCGGTATGGTCATGATGCCTGAACCGCTGGCCAATGCTATTGAGACCCTGTCCAAAGAAAGAACTTATGACGAGATCATCTTTATGACACCCGACGGCCAGCGCTTTGACCAGCCCATGGCCAACCAGCTTTCCCTGAAACAGAACCTGCTCATCATCTGCGGTCATTACAAAGGCATTGATGAGCGCATCCGCGAACATTTTGTAACAAAAGAGATCTCTATCGGGGATTATGTATTGAGTGGTGGAGAACTGGCTGCTGCCGTGGTAACAGATGCTATCGGCCGCCTGCTGCCGGGGGTACTGAATGATGAAACCTCCGCGCTGATGGATTCTTTCCAGGATAATCTCCTGGCTCCCCCTGTGTATACCCGGCCGGCTGATTTCCGCGGCTGGATAGTGCCGGATATCCTCCTGAGCGGGGACCTGAAAAAGATCTCAGAATGGCGGCATGAACAGTCCGTGCAGCGTACCCAGGTACGCCGGCCTGACCTGGACCCGGAAGCCTGAGCCTGCACCTGCCATCCTCGTATCCATCCGCCTGACACCGCGTATAATAACGATATCAACAGACTTCAATCGCCACCCGCGGCTATTACCAGTACGCTACCAGGAAAATCAGCATATAAAAGAACAACTGCATCAGGAGGCTGATAAGTATAGTTTTGCTCATAAGAAAGGATTTGGTCCCTTATAAATGCAGGGATCGTGCCAAAGGCCGGTTATCCACATCGCAAAACTACGGCTGCATTTCTACCCCTAAAAGCCCAGCTCCACCCTGGTAGGTTTACCGTTGAATTCAACAACGGCAGTCGCAAATTTTCCATTGGCCAGGGACAGTGGTTTCTCGCGCAGCTCACCGGCTTTCACCGCCTTACCATTGACCAGCACTGTCCTGAAAGCCGCTGTGGACGGGACCTGCAGCGTGAACTGGCGAACCTGTTTCTTTTTATACAGGGCTTCGTTATTGGTCTTGATATCAATGACTATTTTACCACCTGCCGTAGTACCGCTGAAGCTCACCAGCTCATAGTCGGCCTTCTCCAGTGTGCGGGTGCTGCTGCCATCATCATCAAATAGTGTATACGTAGTAGTTAGTGGCGAAGGATAATACAGCAGACCGATCTTTCTGGCGTCATAACCGGCGGTAGAACGGATCAGGGAATCCGGCTGCCATACCGGGATAAAACTGCCGGCCCTGACCAGCAGCGGCATGCGGCCCAGGGCTGCGGGCTGCTCCACCCATTGTTTACCGTTC from Candidatus Pseudobacter hemicellulosilyticus encodes the following:
- a CDS encoding RNA-binding S4 domain-containing protein, whose product is MADKEKLRIDKYLWSIRLFKTRTLATEACDAGKVRFNEQPVKPSKAVNLNEEYEVRTPAKRWRIKVTGLLPNRLAHTEAIKYYEDITPPEELERLQHQAASFHTGKRLSKQGRPTKKDRRELDDFFEE
- the trmD gene encoding tRNA (guanosine(37)-N1)-methyltransferase TrmD → MHIDIISVLPELLDSPMGHSIMKRAQDKGLLTVAVHHLRKWAVNEYGQVDDYQYGGGAGMVMMPEPLANAIETLSKERTYDEIIFMTPDGQRFDQPMANQLSLKQNLLIICGHYKGIDERIREHFVTKEISIGDYVLSGGELAAAVVTDAIGRLLPGVLNDETSALMDSFQDNLLAPPVYTRPADFRGWIVPDILLSGDLKKISEWRHEQSVQRTQVRRPDLDPEA
- a CDS encoding dipeptidase, which gives rise to MQAWKEYQEKNKDRFLNELKELLRIPSISANSANNGDMRTCAEAVKQRLLEAGADKATIYETAGHPVVYGEKIIDPSKPTVLVYGHYDVQPPDPLNLWTSGPFEPVLKDGKLYARGSADDKGQFFMHVKALEILNQTNSLTTNIKFLIEGEEEVGSPNLEIFLANNKELLQCDVILISDTAMISLENPSIDIGVRGLAYIQVEVTGPNRDLHSGVYGGAVANPITMLAKMIASCHDANNHITIPGFYDDVVESSESDRKLMAQAPFSADEYAKDLGVQELWGEKGYTTNERTGIRPTLELNGIWGGYTGEGAKTVLPSKAYAKISARLVPNQSSEKITAMLLEHFRKIAPAGVTVDAVNLHGGEAYMTPIDSKAYKAAAQAIEATFGKQPIPVRGGGSIPICSIMERELGVKIVFMGFGLDSDNLHSPNEKFDLANFYKGIETIPYFHKFFAER
- a CDS encoding cation diffusion facilitator family transporter, with the translated sequence MSTGRENLRIQKWVVAIAITLFVLKIIAYLLTHSVAILTDALESTVNVIAGFIGLYSLYVAAKPRDEDHPYGHGKAEFISAAVEGTLIILAGLIIIYEAIHAFIRPRPLQKLDYGLVLIAVTAVINYVVGRISIRIGKRNNSLALIASGRHLQSDTWSTLGIMAGLAFIYFTGIAWIDAAVAIIFAGIIIFTGYRILRSSLAGIMDEADRELLLKMVALLNQRRRENWIDLHNLRVIKYGGQLHVDCHLTVPWYFNVFEAHAEIDELEALIKSAFGNSMELFVHSDACQEYSCKLCTKKDCTVRQHELVRQLPWTLENILSDQKHRL